ACTCTGCATAGTTGCGTAACTCTTCAAGGTCATCAGGTGATAGCTGTTTAGCCGCTCTTAACAATGCAGTTATTTGAACGTTGTCTGGTTCTTCTTCAGGCGGGAAAAAATCTGTGATTGTAATCTCGAAGAAGCGTGATAATCGCTCAAGGTCATCTATTGTTGGCCGATAAGTAGCAGTTTCCCAGCGCGAGATAGTGTTTGCAGTTGTTCCCATTGCTTGGGCGAGGGCTTCTTGGGAAAGCCCTTTCATTTTTCTTATCTCCCTGATTCGTCCTCCTACATACTCAGTAATCGACATAACTCACCACTGCTTAAATCTAAAGAAAGCATTAAATCTTGTCCTTTTTTAGGATATAGCATCCTACTAAGGTTGACGATTAATTTTGACAACGATTATCCTTTAGAAGGAAGTTATTTTACACTAAAAGGACAAAATGTCAGAAAACGATCGTTACGTTGTTAAGCATCCAGAAGGATGGGCTGTTAAGAAAGCTGGCGCTCAGCGGGCAAGTGATGTTACTAAGACACAAAGCGAAGCTGAGATTCGAGCAAAGCAGATTGTTTCCAACCTGGGAGGAGGAGAGGTTCGCATTCAAGGGAAAGACACAAAATGGCGCGATTCTGATACTGTTTCTCCAGGAAATGATCCAAATCCACGTAAGGATAAAAAACACTAGATAAGTAGGGATTCAAGAGAGCACTCCTCTCCATATAGTTAAAGCTTGGGAAGGACTGCTCTTGTTACATGAATCAACTGATGTCATGTTGGTCTAAATCTGATCTAAAATCTGTTTTCTTCTTTAAAAACTTTACTTGTTATGGATAAATCAATGAATTTAGAGAAAGTAATAGCTTTGGGAAAAAAGGTTAAAGCTAATAAGCAACTTTATGAAGAATTGAGTGCAGCTGGTTTTGAGTATGTCCTCAATCCCAAGACCGATGAACTGCATAAGGTTGGCTTGGCCGATTTCTGGGGCTCTCACAACCTTAAAAATGCTAATTTAGACAACTTCTTGTATTTGAAAAATCTTTCAGATGCTGTACCTATGCATGAATATCCCGATGGGACAGGCATTCCAATCTATCATCTTGAAACACGCCAACATTTAATGAATTACGTTCTCAACAAGTGTAAGCACTGTTTTGTCTAACAGTGTTACTGCTGGTGAGCAATCAACAATCCGGGCGATCGCCCCATTTACGCCGAACTCTAGCAAAGTAGTCTTGGGGCATGGGAACTGGCAAAGTAGCTCGCACCAACTCCAAATTGCATGAGGCAAACCAGTTTGACTGTGAAACAACTTGGAGCCGCTTACCAGCTTCTATTTTGCAGATTTGAATCTTGCACCAGTGGCGATCATCCATAGATACTGAGTTGTTGCCCCAGCAATTAGATTGTGAATGGCAAGGAGAAATGGGTCTTTATGAATTACTGCAAGGCTATCAAGAAAGGACCGTTTTTTGATAGGGCTTTTAGTCAAAACTCCCACCCTGATTTAAGGCCGTTTCAGCCTCGTCAATTTATATCCCTTTTTTGATAGTCCTTAGACCTCCTGCATGAATAGGAAAGTGTGTGACAGTTGACGGTCGTCGTGCGGCAATGGACGCTAAATTTTGGATAGGTATGAGTTCGAGAAGCAGAGATGCAATACCGGGAGTTGGAGCCTTTATCGAATCCTGAGTTCAAGCGCTGGTGCGGGGTGAGCCGTGGCGCTTTCCAGGAGATGGTCGAGTTGGTACGCCCGCACCTAGATCGGCAAGGACGACCGGGTGGACAGGCGAAACTGAGTGTCGAAGACCAGGTGTTAGTAGCCCTGGCTTACTGGCGAGAGTATCGCAGCCAGTTTCACATTGGGGTGAGTTGGGGATTGCATGAAACCACCGTCGGACGAATTGTGAGAAAAGTGGAAGACTTGCTGATCAAGAGTGGCAAATTTCGCCTTTTGAGTCAGCGTCAGTTGTATCAACCGGGTTGGGAGGGGAAGGCGATGGTGGTCGACGTCGGTGAGGTAGAGATTGAACGTCCCCAAAAAAACAGAAACGCTACTACAGTGGCAAGCAGCGTTGTCACACCCTAAAAGCACAGTTGGTGGTGGAGTTTGCAACGGAGCAAATCATTTGTACGGCTGTGGACACGGGCAGGACGCATGACTTTAAGGTGCTCAAGCGCAATCGCTTGCCATTTGTCTCGTCCCAGTTGTGTTTAGCGGACCGAGGGTATCAAGGATTTGCCAAACGTCATGCTGGGGCGTGCACTCCCCCCAAGAAGAGACACCAGCAACCTTTAGCCAAAGAGGAAAAGCAGCATAATCGGACCTTAGCTCGGCTGCGGGTCAAAGTGGAGCATGTGATTCGTCGCCTCAAGATCTTCCGCATTTTTTCAGGGCGGTATCGCAACCGCAGAAAGCGGTTTGGCTTGCGATTAAATCTGATTGCTGGCTTGCTCAACTACGAACTGGCACACCCTTCCTGATTCATGCAGGATGTCTAATGAAGCCGTAGAAGGAACTGTCACTGTCAGCGACGTAGACACCAGAGCGACTTTTGAGATTGTGATGCCCCCTGGAAACGAACACTACTGGATTCTGGACGCTGGTTTCAATTTGAGTCGGGAGTCCTAAACACAGATGTTGCATCCTGAAGCGCTCTCTAGGAGGCGCTTGTTCATTGGCTTTCAGCAGTCCAGCATTCGGAGGGGTAAGGCTCAAAATCCATTCAGCTCTGTGCTTTTTCTGACCAGGGAAGCCTCTATCCTCTGATGGATAGAATGTCGTTTATACCACGTGGTATAGCTAGTGCAAAGACGATTGATAGTTCTTCCCCTATGCCTGCGATTGAGCAATCCCATCTAGCCGAGCTGGTGCGAGAAACTCGGCAATGCTTGCAACTCTCGCAAGCCAAGTTTGCAGCCAAGCTCGGAGTTTCATTCCAGAGCGTCAATCGTTGGGAGAATGGGCGGACCAAGCCTT
Above is a window of Trichocoleus sp. FACHB-46 DNA encoding:
- a CDS encoding DNA-binding transcriptional regulator is translated as MPAIEQSHLAELVRETRQCLQLSQAKFAAKLGVSFQSVNRWENGRTKPLPLALKQIEHLLHQMGDAGQDLLAKYFPE
- a CDS encoding transposase family protein, yielding MVVEFATEQIICTAVDTGRTHDFKVLKRNRLPFVSSQLCLADRGYQGFAKRHAGACTPPKKRHQQPLAKEEKQHNRTLARLRVKVEHVIRRLKIFRIFSGRYRNRRKRFGLRLNLIAGLLNYELAHPS
- a CDS encoding DUF2188 domain-containing protein, with product MSENDRYVVKHPEGWAVKKAGAQRASDVTKTQSEAEIRAKQIVSNLGGGEVRIQGKDTKWRDSDTVSPGNDPNPRKDKKH
- a CDS encoding transposase family protein, giving the protein MQYRELEPLSNPEFKRWCGVSRGAFQEMVELVRPHLDRQGRPGGQAKLSVEDQVLVALAYWREYRSQFHIGVSWGLHETTVGRIVRKVEDLLIKSGKFRLLSQRQLYQPGWEGKAMVVDVGEVEIERPQKNRNATTVASSVVTP
- a CDS encoding helix-turn-helix transcriptional regulator, translated to MSITEYVGGRIREIRKMKGLSQEALAQAMGTTANTISRWETATYRPTIDDLERLSRFFEITITDFFPPEEEPDNVQITALLRAAKQLSPDDLEELRNYAEFRKARGLYRGTSKASGSSRKI